CGGCTTGCGGCTGAAGGTGGCGATCACGTGGCTGATGATACCAAAGCCGGGCAGAATGATGATGTACACTTCGGGGTGGCCGAAGAACCACAAGATGTGCTGGTAAAGAACCGGATCACCGCCGCCCGCTGGATCGAAGAAGGCAAAGCCAAAGTTACGGTCCATCAACAGCATGGTGATCGCACCCGCCAGAACAGGCAGTGACAGCAGGATCAGCCAGCTTGTGACAAAGATCGACCAGCTGAACAGTGGCACCTTGAACAGGGTCATGCCCGGGGCACGCATGTTCAGGAAGGTGGTGATCATGTTGATCGCACCCAGGATCGACGAGGCACCAGAAACGTGCACCGCAAAGATCGCCAGATCCATCGACATGCCGCCTTCTTTGACGGACAGCGGCGGATAGAGAACCCAGCCTACGCCGGACCCCAGCTGGCCATTGCCGCCAGGTGACAGAACCGAGCAAACAGCCAGTGTTGTACCGGCCACATAAAGCCAGAACGACAGGTTGTTCATCCGCGGGAACGCCATGTCAGGTGCGCCGATCTGCAATGGCATGAAGTAGTTGCCAAAGCCGCCAAAGAGCGCCGGAATAACCACGAAGAACATCATCAAGATGCCGTGGCCGGTGATCAGAACGTTCCACAGGTGGCCGTTTGGCGTACAATCTGCCGATGCATCGGCAAAGAAACGCGCGCCTTCCATACACATGTACTGGACACCGGGATCCATCAGTTCAAGCCGCATGTAAACGGTGAACGCGACCGAGATAAAGCCGACGACGGCTGACACGATCAGGTACAAAATACCGATGTCTTTGTGGTTTGTGGACATGAACCAGCGGGTAAAGAACCCGCGATCGTCATGGTGGTCTTGGCCGTGAATGGCTGCGTCTGCCATGCGGTGCCTCCTAGATAAAGATTTTTGATACACCACGCCTGTTGGCTGACGCGGTGCGCAGTCCCGTTTGTTCTAGTGCGGCTTTCGCTGGGGGGCAATGGGCGGGTTTGCCGCAGGAGCAGGTTATTTTTGCCAAGTCCGTTGGAAAGCGTGCCGATTTGCCTTGATCTTGGGGCAAAGCGTCGGAATGCCCAAAATCGGGCGGAGTTCGCAGCGCGGAGGACCGCCAAGGGGGGGATCTGCCTGCACAATGATTCCCCGCCGAATGAAACGTGCGGTGATCGCGCTCAATCGTGCCAAAGGGTCATCCCTGCAGGAGCTGATCGGGCAGGGGGCTAAAGTTGCGCAAAGGCGGATTTGAGCAAGGCTTCGTCATATTCACTTTGGGCGTTGCTGTCATACACCACCCCGCCGCCGACA
This window of the Sulfitobacter mediterraneus genome carries:
- the ctaD gene encoding cytochrome c oxidase subunit I; translation: MADAAIHGQDHHDDRGFFTRWFMSTNHKDIGILYLIVSAVVGFISVAFTVYMRLELMDPGVQYMCMEGARFFADASADCTPNGHLWNVLITGHGILMMFFVVIPALFGGFGNYFMPLQIGAPDMAFPRMNNLSFWLYVAGTTLAVCSVLSPGGNGQLGSGVGWVLYPPLSVKEGGMSMDLAIFAVHVSGASSILGAINMITTFLNMRAPGMTLFKVPLFSWSIFVTSWLILLSLPVLAGAITMLLMDRNFGFAFFDPAGGGDPVLYQHILWFFGHPEVYIIILPGFGIISHVIATFSRKPIFGYLPMVWAIIAIGALGFVVWAHHMYTVGMTLNQQAYFMLATMVIAVPTGVKVFSWIATMWGGSVEMKTPMLWAFGFLFLFTVGGVTGIVLSQAAVDRYYHDTYYVVAHFHYVMSLGAVFAIFAGVYFYFPKMTGRMYPEWAGKLHFWAMFIGANLTFFPQHFLGRQGMPRRYIDYPEAFAYWNQWSSWGAFLSFASFIFFFGIMAYSLRRGAISTANNPWNEYADTLEWTLPSPPPEHTFEILPKQEDWDKQPGH